Proteins from one Parvibaculum lavamentivorans DS-1 genomic window:
- a CDS encoding LLM class flavin-dependent oxidoreductase — protein MHVGMSTFFQNLAGGYTDQEVYAHEIAMADMAEPLGFDSIWAAEHHFDEYTMCPNVAQFLTYMAGRTNRVGLGSMVMVLPWHDPVRLAEEVLVLDHVSKGRAILGVGRGLGRIEFEGFRINMGESRERFVEYAEAILNAFETGYIEANGKFYKQPRTAIRPFPFQSFRGRTYAAAVSPESARIMARLGIGILIIAQKPWETTVAELNNYREIYREINSTEAPKPIIASFIACHEDASVAQEIYEKYIRGYSRSALNHYEFHNKGLADIKGYEYYGALARNIEKHGVDEFVDFLAKLQVWGTPDQVYEQIMENQKRVDAAGLISIFSYGGMPQELSTKNMKLFAEKVLPRLKRQEVNGSVGGMRGRVTIAAE, from the coding sequence ATGCATGTCGGCATGAGTACGTTCTTTCAGAACCTCGCTGGCGGTTATACCGACCAGGAGGTCTACGCCCATGAAATCGCGATGGCCGACATGGCCGAGCCGCTCGGCTTCGATTCTATATGGGCGGCCGAGCACCATTTCGACGAATACACCATGTGCCCGAACGTGGCGCAGTTTCTCACTTATATGGCTGGCCGTACCAATAGGGTCGGTCTCGGCTCGATGGTGATGGTGCTGCCTTGGCACGATCCCGTCCGGCTCGCGGAAGAAGTGCTGGTGCTCGACCATGTTTCGAAAGGCCGCGCCATTCTGGGCGTTGGCCGCGGCCTCGGCCGGATCGAGTTCGAGGGCTTCCGCATCAATATGGGTGAATCCCGCGAACGCTTCGTCGAATATGCGGAGGCAATTCTGAACGCCTTCGAAACGGGCTATATCGAGGCGAACGGGAAGTTTTACAAACAGCCCCGAACGGCCATCAGGCCGTTCCCGTTCCAGAGTTTCCGCGGCCGGACCTATGCGGCGGCGGTTTCGCCGGAGTCGGCGCGCATCATGGCGCGGCTCGGCATTGGCATTCTGATCATCGCTCAGAAGCCTTGGGAAACGACGGTCGCCGAACTCAACAACTACCGGGAAATCTACAGGGAGATAAACAGTACCGAGGCGCCCAAGCCGATCATCGCCAGTTTCATCGCCTGTCATGAGGACGCATCGGTCGCTCAGGAGATATACGAAAAATACATAAGGGGATACAGCCGTTCGGCCCTGAACCATTACGAATTTCATAACAAGGGGCTCGCGGACATCAAGGGCTATGAGTATTACGGAGCGCTCGCCCGGAATATCGAAAAGCACGGAGTCGACGAGTTTGTCGATTTTCTGGCGAAGCTTCAGGTCTGGGGCACGCCGGATCAGGTCTACGAGCAGATCATGGAAAACCAAAAGCGCGTCGATGCGGCGGGGCTGATTTCCATTTTCAGCTATGGCGGCATGCCGCAGGAACTTTCCACCAAAAACATGAAACTTTTCGCGGAAAAGGTTTTACCGCGTCTGAAGCGTCAGGAAGTCAATGGAAGTGTCGGCGGCATGCGCGGTCGCGTGACAATCGCCGCCGAATAG
- a CDS encoding cytochrome P450, with protein sequence MTTDTLVGDTASTVPLSQMDVSDPKLFQSDMIGSYFARLRREDPVHYCPESAYGPYWSVTKFNDIMQVEVNHQTFSSEAKLGGIALQDMQSGEAALELEMFIAMDPPKHDAQRKAVSPAVAPSNLVLLEPIIRERAGIILDSLPIGEEIDWVDRVSIELTTMTLATLFDFPWEERRKLTRWSDVATSTPETGVVSSFEQRREELLECAHYFKGLWDQRVNEPPKPDLISMMVHSPATRDMPYLEFLGNLILLIVGGNDTTRNSISGGVLALNQNPAEYRKLMADPDLIPKMIPEIIRWQTPLTHMRRTALMDAEIGGKKIRKGDKVVMWYLSGNRDDEVIDRPNEFIINRPNSRHHLSFGFGVHRCMGNRVAELQLRIIWEEILKRFSKVEVVGAPERTLSNFIRGFTHLPVKLYVH encoded by the coding sequence ATGACGACCGACACATTGGTTGGAGATACTGCTTCGACGGTCCCGCTTTCTCAGATGGATGTCAGCGATCCAAAGCTCTTTCAAAGCGACATGATTGGGAGTTACTTCGCCCGGCTGCGGCGGGAAGACCCCGTCCATTATTGCCCCGAGAGCGCCTACGGGCCCTACTGGTCGGTAACGAAATTCAACGACATCATGCAGGTCGAGGTGAACCACCAGACATTTTCCTCGGAGGCTAAACTTGGTGGTATCGCCCTGCAGGACATGCAAAGCGGCGAAGCGGCGCTTGAGCTTGAGATGTTCATTGCGATGGATCCCCCCAAGCACGACGCTCAGCGCAAGGCAGTCAGTCCAGCTGTCGCCCCGTCCAATCTTGTTCTGCTGGAGCCCATCATCCGCGAGCGCGCAGGGATTATTCTCGATTCTCTTCCCATAGGCGAGGAGATCGATTGGGTTGATCGAGTTTCCATCGAGCTTACGACAATGACGCTGGCGACACTGTTCGATTTCCCTTGGGAGGAGCGGCGCAAGCTCACGCGCTGGTCAGATGTTGCGACCTCAACACCAGAGACGGGCGTGGTTTCTTCGTTTGAGCAGCGCCGCGAGGAACTCCTCGAATGTGCGCACTACTTCAAGGGTCTGTGGGACCAGCGGGTCAACGAGCCGCCGAAGCCCGATCTGATCTCGATGATGGTGCATTCGCCGGCGACGCGGGACATGCCGTATCTCGAATTCCTCGGAAACCTGATTCTCCTGATCGTGGGCGGTAACGACACCACGCGCAATTCCATCAGCGGCGGGGTGCTCGCTCTTAATCAGAACCCGGCCGAATATCGCAAGCTGATGGCCGATCCGGATCTCATCCCGAAAATGATCCCCGAGATCATCCGTTGGCAGACGCCGCTGACGCATATGCGTCGGACGGCGCTCATGGACGCCGAAATCGGTGGCAAGAAGATCAGGAAGGGCGACAAAGTCGTCATGTGGTACCTCTCGGGAAACCGGGACGACGAGGTGATCGACCGTCCGAACGAGTTCATCATCAACCGTCCGAATTCCCGTCACCATCTTTCCTTCGGTTTCGGCGTACATCGCTGTATGGGGAACCGCGTGGCGGAGCTGCAGTTGCGCATCATCTGGGAAGAAATCCTGAAGCGTTTCAGCAAGGTGGAGGTCGTCGGCGCACCCGAGAGAACGCTGTCCAACTTCATCCGAGGGTTCACCCATTTGCCGGTGAAGCTGTACGTGCATTAG
- a CDS encoding TetR/AcrR family transcriptional regulator — protein MDTPSKTSKQVRSKSAKGERPQTEGRRERNKREKVARITAAARTLFHIKGYTETTTQEVAEAADIGAGTLFLYAKSKEDLLILVFKDEMSQLIEEVYGTIRKKAPLLEQTESLFDGFIEYHRRDVVIARALIRELSFSGNPGRRKDVLTIPEAIIEKLVHFVSAAQSRGEIHADIDPVEAARCLFAIYYQQLQTWLGTYVSHSIFKKNMHVLLKFVVDGMSVDGIHKTEPSRNKRTSQNGKK, from the coding sequence ATGGACACACCCTCGAAAACTAGCAAGCAAGTCAGATCCAAATCCGCAAAGGGAGAACGTCCGCAGACGGAAGGGCGAAGAGAGCGCAACAAGCGGGAAAAGGTCGCGCGCATCACGGCGGCGGCCCGTACTCTGTTTCACATCAAGGGTTATACGGAAACGACCACGCAGGAAGTGGCGGAAGCTGCCGACATCGGAGCTGGCACACTATTTCTCTATGCTAAATCAAAGGAAGACCTCCTCATCCTTGTTTTCAAGGATGAAATGAGCCAGTTGATAGAGGAAGTGTATGGAACAATTCGGAAGAAGGCCCCGCTGCTTGAGCAAACGGAGTCATTGTTCGACGGATTTATTGAATATCACAGACGCGATGTTGTCATTGCCCGCGCGCTAATTCGCGAACTCAGCTTCTCCGGCAACCCCGGGCGCCGGAAAGACGTGCTCACCATTCCAGAAGCGATTATCGAAAAGCTTGTCCATTTCGTCTCAGCCGCTCAGTCGCGCGGCGAAATTCACGCCGATATCGATCCGGTCGAAGCAGCGCGGTGTCTGTTTGCCATCTATTATCAGCAGTTGCAAACCTGGCTGGGAACCTATGTCAGCCACAGCATCTTCAAAAAAAACATGCATGTACTGCTCAAATTCGTGGTCGACGGAATGTCCGTAGACGGCATACACAAAACAGAACCCTCGCGAAATAAGCGAACGTCGCAGAACGGGAAAAAATAA
- a CDS encoding NAD(P)H-dependent flavin oxidoreductase, with protein sequence MKSPHGRLAMTLHSRVCDILGIKYPILLAGMGGASVPRLAAAVSNAGGLGVLGAAACSPDQLREWIRETRSLTDKPFGVDTLLPASVRREAYKGKAGPSPMDMLPEYQKFAQDFLKKENIPPLKSRARESEEAHRSSKSNAPLFSKEFFEAQMEVVVEERVPVYAAGLGNPGPWLDRLHANGTKVMAVVGAVKHALQVVNSGIDLIVAQGHDGGGHNSPVGTMALIPQVVDAIAGRIPVLGAGGISDGRGIAAAMMLGAEGAWIGTAFLATEEAGIEDFQKEAIVESGDGDTLVSRTVTGKPARIIRNKWSEAFVEAGLEPLPMPFQPMVAMPVLAAAAAVKRKDIAPGFAGQGMGLIHKVRPAAEVMADLVKSAENSLSSANTYL encoded by the coding sequence ATGAAGTCGCCCCATGGGAGGTTAGCTATGACTCTGCATAGCCGAGTATGTGATATTCTAGGTATTAAATACCCGATCTTGCTGGCCGGTATGGGCGGCGCGAGCGTTCCGCGGCTTGCGGCGGCGGTATCGAATGCGGGTGGCCTCGGTGTGCTTGGCGCGGCTGCTTGCTCTCCCGATCAGTTGCGCGAATGGATTCGGGAAACGCGATCGCTGACGGACAAGCCATTTGGTGTTGACACCCTGCTGCCAGCCTCCGTGCGTAGGGAAGCCTACAAGGGCAAGGCGGGTCCGTCTCCGATGGATATGCTGCCTGAGTACCAAAAATTCGCGCAAGATTTTCTGAAGAAGGAAAACATTCCGCCGCTGAAATCCAGGGCGCGGGAATCCGAGGAAGCTCACCGGTCGTCAAAATCGAACGCGCCGCTGTTTTCCAAGGAATTCTTCGAAGCGCAAATGGAAGTCGTTGTTGAGGAGCGGGTTCCTGTCTATGCGGCGGGTCTCGGCAATCCGGGGCCCTGGCTTGATCGGCTCCATGCCAACGGCACCAAGGTGATGGCAGTCGTCGGCGCGGTAAAGCATGCGCTGCAGGTAGTCAATTCCGGCATCGATCTGATCGTTGCGCAAGGCCATGACGGGGGCGGGCACAATTCACCCGTCGGAACGATGGCGCTCATTCCGCAGGTTGTCGATGCGATCGCTGGCCGCATTCCAGTGCTTGGTGCGGGCGGCATTTCCGATGGGCGCGGCATCGCGGCTGCAATGATGCTCGGCGCCGAAGGTGCCTGGATCGGTACGGCGTTTCTCGCCACCGAAGAGGCGGGCATCGAGGACTTCCAGAAGGAAGCGATTGTCGAGTCGGGTGACGGTGACACACTGGTTTCTCGAACCGTCACCGGAAAGCCGGCCCGGATCATTCGCAACAAGTGGTCCGAGGCTTTTGTCGAGGCGGGTCTGGAGCCGTTGCCCATGCCCTTCCAACCCATGGTTGCGATGCCGGTGCTGGCGGCGGCGGCGGCGGTAAAGCGGAAAGATATCGCTCCCGGTTTCGCAGGGCAGGGCATGGGTCTCATTCACAAGGTAAGGCCGGCTGCGGAAGTCATGGCCGATCTCGTGAAAAGCGCCGAAAACTCGTTGAGCAGCGCAAACACCTATCTGTAA
- a CDS encoding PaaI family thioesterase, with the protein MTIVAKLPEFNQEIAQGFINASNSMKGLPEFLGVRITHIEPGKLTAEMEVSDRLLTPIGNMHGGVLAAMCDHVLGCVCYPHMRKGQWAATTEFKLNLLAPVSSGKVIAVAELIAMTKSTAVVRIDVTNEGRACCAAQGTVLIRDPKPA; encoded by the coding sequence ATGACAATTGTTGCAAAACTGCCGGAGTTCAACCAGGAAATCGCACAGGGCTTCATAAACGCCAGCAATTCAATGAAAGGGTTGCCCGAGTTTCTGGGGGTCCGCATCACGCATATCGAGCCGGGCAAGCTCACTGCCGAGATGGAAGTCTCCGACCGGCTGTTGACGCCGATCGGAAACATGCATGGTGGGGTGCTGGCTGCGATGTGCGACCATGTTCTCGGCTGCGTTTGCTATCCGCATATGCGGAAAGGACAGTGGGCGGCCACGACGGAATTCAAGCTCAATCTGCTGGCGCCGGTATCGTCGGGCAAGGTGATAGCAGTGGCCGAATTGATCGCGATGACAAAATCGACTGCGGTGGTTCGTATAGATGTGACGAACGAGGGCCGCGCCTGTTGTGCGGCCCAGGGCACCGTTCTCATTCGCGATCCAAAGCCCGCTTAG
- a CDS encoding FadR/GntR family transcriptional regulator: MKAIASVSRVNRFPKGSGKRALTVARQIVEDIEQQGAEVGDRLLPEQEMLVRYGVARATLREALRFLELQGIIFLRPGPGGGPIVQEPRPKDFASTMALLLQFLGTTFRSLIEVRQAVGPTMAALAAERASDEDIDKLNTSLATLKTLSVSCDSYAEENRRFHDVLAWASGNPLIGFLIGSLHNITNASEVGIIYTEGERDYQIKAYGRLLKAIEDRNPDLAFTEMSRFISRSDKYLEARYPDIMSKIVRWQDADDLSVPRVPRRKR, encoded by the coding sequence ATGAAAGCGATCGCGTCCGTTTCACGAGTCAACCGATTTCCGAAAGGGTCCGGCAAGCGTGCCCTCACAGTTGCAAGGCAGATTGTCGAGGACATCGAGCAGCAAGGTGCCGAGGTCGGAGATCGCTTGCTGCCAGAACAGGAGATGCTCGTACGGTATGGGGTGGCCCGCGCGACTTTGCGGGAGGCCCTCAGGTTTCTGGAACTGCAGGGCATCATTTTTCTGCGGCCCGGCCCTGGCGGTGGGCCGATCGTTCAGGAGCCCCGACCGAAAGATTTTGCCAGTACAATGGCGTTGCTGCTGCAGTTTCTCGGCACCACGTTCCGTTCGCTGATTGAAGTGAGACAAGCGGTCGGCCCGACCATGGCGGCGCTTGCGGCGGAGCGTGCGTCCGATGAGGATATCGACAAGCTGAATACGTCATTGGCCACTTTGAAGACGCTGTCCGTATCTTGCGACTCCTATGCGGAGGAGAACAGGCGTTTCCACGACGTGCTTGCATGGGCGTCTGGCAATCCCTTGATCGGATTCCTAATCGGTTCGCTTCACAACATCACGAATGCGTCGGAAGTCGGTATAATTTATACGGAGGGTGAGCGTGACTATCAGATCAAGGCGTACGGACGGCTTCTCAAGGCGATTGAAGATCGCAACCCAGACCTCGCTTTCACCGAAATGTCCCGGTTCATAAGCCGATCGGACAAGTATCTGGAAGCTCGATATCCCGACATCATGTCCAAAATCGTGCGTTGGCAGGATGCGGACGACCTGAGCGTGCCGCGGGTTCCCCGACGGAAACGCTAG
- a CDS encoding alpha/beta fold hydrolase — MSANRTLFILAQNLKIAADAFGPDQARPVMLAHGGGQTRHAWQACGRRLGENGYYALSVDLRGHGESDWSPDGDYRMERFAEDLLDVADGFSVPPVLVGASLGGIAGMIAQGEYAKAGRRGFAALVLVDITPQMNMEGVQKILGFMASNLEEGFASLEEAADTISRYMPGRPRPKNLSGLAKNLRLRENGRYYWHWDPRFITGTQKPQGSREPERLQMAARSLKIPTLLVRGRDSDLVTVEAARQFAEIVPHSEFIDVANAGHMVAGDKNDIFTSAVLDFLTRMAPAASTS, encoded by the coding sequence ATGTCAGCAAACCGGACCTTGTTCATCCTTGCCCAAAATCTCAAAATCGCGGCGGACGCATTCGGCCCCGACCAGGCGCGTCCGGTTATGCTCGCCCATGGCGGCGGGCAGACACGCCATGCTTGGCAAGCCTGCGGTAGAAGGTTGGGGGAAAACGGGTATTACGCCCTCTCCGTCGATTTGCGCGGGCACGGCGAAAGCGACTGGTCTCCGGACGGAGACTACAGGATGGAGCGTTTCGCGGAGGATCTCCTCGACGTCGCGGACGGCTTCTCCGTGCCTCCTGTCCTGGTCGGCGCATCTCTGGGCGGCATCGCGGGCATGATCGCGCAGGGAGAATACGCAAAGGCCGGACGGCGCGGGTTTGCGGCGCTGGTCCTTGTCGACATCACCCCTCAGATGAACATGGAGGGGGTTCAAAAAATCCTCGGATTCATGGCGTCAAATCTGGAAGAAGGCTTCGCCTCGCTTGAGGAAGCAGCCGATACGATCTCGCGCTACATGCCCGGTCGGCCTCGCCCCAAAAACCTGAGCGGACTGGCGAAGAACCTTCGCCTCAGGGAAAACGGCCGCTACTACTGGCATTGGGATCCACGTTTCATCACCGGCACACAAAAGCCGCAAGGCAGCCGCGAACCCGAACGCCTCCAAATGGCGGCACGTTCCCTGAAAATACCGACGCTCCTTGTCCGGGGCCGCGACAGCGACCTCGTGACGGTCGAAGCGGCGCGGCAATTCGCCGAAATTGTTCCTCATTCCGAGTTTATCGATGTCGCAAATGCGGGCCATATGGTAGCGGGCGACAAGAACGACATATTTACAAGCGCCGTTCTGGATTTTCTGACGCGAATGGCGCCTGCCGCGAGCACATCGTAG
- a CDS encoding 2Fe-2S iron-sulfur cluster-binding protein → MPTIIFIEPDGVEYPIAVKSGTTARDAAVNNSVPGIDGDCGGECACATCHVHVDAAWMARTGMAEPGGMEANLLQFAEGSTENSRLACQITMTDDLDGLMLRIPDGQH, encoded by the coding sequence ATGCCCACAATCATTTTCATCGAACCGGACGGCGTCGAATATCCGATTGCGGTCAAGAGCGGCACAACCGCGAGGGATGCCGCAGTCAACAACAGTGTGCCGGGTATTGACGGCGATTGCGGCGGCGAGTGCGCCTGCGCGACCTGCCATGTACATGTCGATGCCGCGTGGATGGCCCGGACCGGCATGGCCGAGCCGGGCGGCATGGAAGCCAACTTACTACAGTTTGCCGAGGGTTCGACGGAAAACAGCCGCCTTGCTTGTCAGATCACCATGACCGACGATCTCGACGGTCTCATGTTGAGAATACCTGACGGTCAGCACTAG
- a CDS encoding enoyl-CoA hydratase/isomerase family protein yields the protein MSNLVLRKDSGRICTLTLNRPETLNALNVSLFEELREHVDALRGQVHEVACVIITGAGKAFSAGHDLKDIQKGERPPEPHFQAKTIQALAELPQPVVACIRGHCYTGGLELALAADIIIAARSAKFGDTHSKWGLSPLWGMTQRLPRRVGLSKAKQMMFTSDIFAAEAAERMGLVDICVDDVELEQATNDLAQRIAANSTYSNQVNKGLLSATDGMTAQAGMAYELAHSPGACYDARERVASFGKK from the coding sequence ATGTCGAATCTGGTTCTTCGCAAGGACAGCGGGCGTATTTGTACGCTGACGCTCAACCGTCCAGAAACCTTGAACGCGCTCAATGTCTCGCTGTTCGAGGAACTGCGCGAGCATGTGGATGCGCTTCGTGGACAGGTTCACGAGGTGGCATGCGTCATCATCACGGGCGCGGGCAAGGCTTTTTCAGCCGGCCACGATCTGAAGGACATCCAGAAGGGCGAGCGCCCGCCGGAACCGCATTTCCAGGCGAAGACCATTCAGGCGCTGGCCGAACTGCCGCAACCGGTCGTCGCCTGCATCCGCGGGCATTGCTATACTGGCGGACTGGAGCTTGCGCTCGCGGCAGACATCATCATCGCCGCGCGCTCCGCCAAGTTCGGCGACACGCATAGCAAGTGGGGACTGAGCCCGCTCTGGGGCATGACGCAAAGACTGCCGCGTCGCGTCGGGCTGTCGAAGGCCAAGCAGATGATGTTTACCTCCGATATTTTCGCGGCGGAGGCGGCGGAGCGTATGGGGCTGGTCGACATTTGTGTCGACGATGTCGAACTGGAACAGGCGACAAACGACCTTGCTCAGCGTATCGCCGCCAATTCAACCTACAGCAACCAGGTCAACAAAGGTCTGCTGAGCGCGACCGACGGCATGACCGCCCAAGCGGGGATGGCCTACGAACTCGCGCATAGCCCCGGTGCCTGTTACGACGCGCGCGAACGGGTCGCCTCATTCGGAAAAAAATGA
- a CDS encoding flavin-containing monooxygenase, whose translation MSSVQSSQTQKNDDAEVFDALIVGAGFNGIYQLHRLRQEGFKVRLFEAGADMGGIWYWNCYPGARVDSHIPIYEFSIEELWRDWNWTERFPAWDELRRYFHYVDKKLDLSRDIRFGMRVSAAEFDEARDQWVIRTTDGTVVRARFFILCTGFASKPYIPNYKGLESFAGESFHTGLWPQEGASFTGKRVGVVGTGASGVQVVQEASKDAAHLTVFQRTPILALPMQQRKLDVETQQRMKADYPEIFRIRRETFGGFDILRDERSALEVPPEERCALYEKLWQKGGFHYWIGGFSDILTNEEANRTMYDFWRDKTRARIKNPALADKLAPMEPPHPFGVKRPSLEQWYYEAFNQDNVSLVDVREMPIVEIVPEGVLTSDGLVELDMLVLATGFDAVTGGLTQIDIHGTGGITLKEKWTEGARTYLGFATSGFPNMLFLYGPQSPSGFCNGPTCAEMQGEWVVDCLKHMRENNKGRIEATAQAEEEWAQLLNSIAGMTLFPRADSWYMGANIPGKPRQLLNFPGVPIYMDQCNTAAAKDYEGFVLD comes from the coding sequence ATGAGTTCGGTACAATCCAGCCAGACGCAAAAAAATGACGATGCCGAAGTATTTGATGCCCTCATTGTCGGAGCGGGATTCAATGGCATCTATCAGCTTCACCGCTTGCGGCAAGAAGGTTTCAAAGTGCGCCTGTTTGAGGCCGGTGCCGACATGGGGGGCATCTGGTACTGGAACTGCTATCCTGGCGCGCGGGTCGATTCTCATATCCCGATTTATGAATTTTCGATCGAGGAGTTATGGCGCGACTGGAACTGGACCGAGAGGTTTCCGGCTTGGGATGAACTGCGCCGCTACTTCCACTACGTCGACAAAAAACTCGATCTCAGCCGTGACATAAGATTTGGCATGCGCGTCAGCGCGGCAGAATTCGACGAAGCGCGCGATCAATGGGTCATTCGCACGACCGATGGCACCGTCGTGCGCGCCCGGTTCTTTATCCTTTGCACAGGTTTTGCGTCGAAACCCTATATTCCGAACTACAAGGGTCTTGAAAGCTTCGCTGGAGAATCATTTCACACGGGATTGTGGCCCCAGGAAGGCGCCAGTTTCACGGGCAAGCGGGTTGGCGTCGTGGGAACCGGAGCGAGCGGCGTTCAGGTGGTGCAGGAAGCCAGCAAGGATGCGGCGCATCTGACGGTGTTCCAACGCACGCCGATCCTCGCTCTGCCGATGCAGCAGCGCAAGCTCGACGTCGAGACGCAGCAGCGGATGAAGGCTGATTATCCGGAGATATTCCGTATACGGCGGGAGACGTTTGGCGGATTCGACATTCTGAGGGACGAAAGGTCCGCGCTGGAAGTGCCGCCGGAAGAGCGCTGCGCGCTTTATGAAAAGCTCTGGCAAAAAGGTGGCTTCCACTATTGGATTGGTGGATTTTCCGACATCCTGACGAATGAGGAAGCAAATCGTACCATGTACGATTTCTGGCGCGACAAGACCCGCGCCCGGATCAAGAATCCGGCATTGGCAGACAAACTCGCACCGATGGAGCCGCCGCATCCCTTCGGCGTCAAGCGCCCCTCGCTGGAGCAGTGGTACTACGAAGCGTTCAATCAGGACAACGTCAGCTTGGTCGATGTGCGCGAGATGCCGATCGTGGAAATAGTTCCCGAAGGAGTGCTTACGTCGGATGGGTTGGTTGAGCTCGATATGCTTGTCCTGGCGACCGGGTTCGATGCCGTGACCGGCGGGTTGACCCAGATCGATATACACGGGACGGGCGGCATAACGCTCAAGGAAAAATGGACCGAGGGTGCACGTACTTATCTCGGTTTCGCGACGTCGGGATTCCCGAACATGCTTTTTCTTTACGGTCCGCAAAGTCCTTCCGGATTCTGCAATGGCCCGACATGCGCCGAAATGCAGGGTGAATGGGTCGTCGATTGCCTCAAGCATATGCGCGAGAATAACAAGGGGCGGATTGAGGCGACCGCTCAGGCGGAGGAAGAATGGGCGCAGCTCCTGAATTCCATCGCCGGCATGACACTCTTTCCCCGGGCCGATTCCTGGTACATGGGCGCTAACATTCCGGGAAAGCCGCGTCAGCTTCTTAATTTCCCCGGCGTACCCATTTATATGGACCAGTGCAATACCGCTGCGGCCAAGGATTATGAGGGATTCGTCTTGGATTGA